In one Ornithinimicrobium pratense genomic region, the following are encoded:
- the groL gene encoding chaperonin GroEL (60 kDa chaperone family; promotes refolding of misfolded polypeptides especially under stressful conditions; forms two stacked rings of heptamers to form a barrel-shaped 14mer; ends can be capped by GroES; misfolded proteins enter the barrel where they are refolded when GroES binds) codes for MAKTIAFDEEARRGLERGMNTLADAVKVTLGPKGRNVVLEKKWGAPTITNDGVSIAKEIELEDPYEKIGAELVKEVAKKTDDVAGDGTTTATVLAQAMVKEGLRNVAAGANPMALKRGIEVAVKAVNDELLSQAKPVETKEQIAQSASISAADSEIGEMIAEAMDKVGNEGVITVEESNTFGLELELTEGMRFDKGYISPYFVTDTERMESVLEDPYVLVVNSKISSVKDLLPLLEKVMQSGKPLAIISEDVEGEALATLVVNKIRGNFKSVAVKAPGFGDRRKAMLGDIAILTGGQVISEEVGLKLETAEIDLLGTARKVVVTKDETTIVEGGGDADQIAGRVSQIRAEIDNSDSDYDREKLQERLAKLAGGVAVIKAGAATEVELKERKHRIEDAVRNAKAAVEEGIVAGGGVALIQASGAFDGLSLEGDEATGANIVKVAIEAPLKQIAINAGLEGGVIAEKVRNLPSGEGLNAANGEYGDMLKFGIADPVKVTRSALQNAASIAALFLTTEAVIADKPEKTPAMPAGDGGMGGMDF; via the coding sequence ATGGCTAAGACCATTGCATTCGACGAGGAGGCTCGCCGCGGTCTCGAGCGGGGTATGAACACCCTTGCCGACGCCGTCAAGGTGACCCTTGGCCCCAAGGGCCGCAACGTCGTGCTCGAGAAGAAGTGGGGTGCGCCCACCATCACCAACGATGGGGTCAGCATCGCCAAGGAGATCGAGCTCGAGGACCCCTACGAGAAGATCGGCGCCGAGCTGGTCAAGGAGGTCGCCAAGAAGACCGACGACGTCGCGGGTGACGGCACCACCACCGCGACCGTCCTGGCGCAGGCCATGGTCAAGGAGGGCCTGCGCAACGTCGCCGCCGGCGCGAACCCGATGGCGCTCAAGCGCGGCATCGAGGTCGCCGTCAAGGCGGTCAACGACGAGTTGCTGAGCCAGGCCAAGCCGGTGGAGACCAAGGAGCAGATCGCGCAGTCCGCGTCGATCTCCGCGGCCGACAGCGAGATCGGCGAGATGATCGCCGAGGCCATGGACAAGGTGGGCAACGAGGGTGTCATCACCGTCGAGGAGTCCAACACCTTCGGCCTGGAGCTGGAGCTCACCGAGGGTATGCGCTTCGACAAGGGCTACATCAGCCCCTACTTCGTCACCGACACCGAGCGCATGGAGTCCGTGCTCGAGGACCCCTACGTCCTGGTCGTGAACTCCAAGATCTCCTCGGTCAAGGACCTGCTGCCGCTGCTGGAGAAGGTCATGCAGTCCGGCAAGCCGCTGGCGATCATCTCCGAGGACGTCGAGGGTGAAGCCCTGGCGACCCTGGTGGTCAACAAGATCCGCGGCAACTTCAAGTCCGTGGCCGTCAAGGCCCCGGGCTTCGGTGACCGCCGCAAGGCCATGCTCGGTGACATCGCCATCCTCACCGGTGGCCAGGTCATCTCCGAGGAGGTCGGCCTGAAGCTGGAGACCGCCGAGATCGACCTGCTGGGCACCGCCCGCAAGGTGGTCGTCACCAAGGACGAGACCACGATCGTCGAGGGCGGCGGCGACGCCGACCAGATCGCCGGTCGCGTCTCCCAGATCCGCGCCGAGATCGACAACTCCGACTCCGACTACGACCGCGAGAAGCTCCAGGAGCGCCTAGCCAAGCTCGCCGGTGGTGTCGCCGTCATCAAGGCCGGCGCCGCGACCGAGGTGGAGCTCAAGGAGCGCAAGCACCGCATCGAGGACGCCGTGCGCAACGCCAAGGCCGCCGTCGAGGAGGGCATCGTCGCCGGTGGTGGCGTGGCCCTCATCCAGGCCTCCGGTGCCTTCGACGGGCTGTCCCTGGAGGGCGACGAGGCGACCGGTGCCAACATCGTGAAGGTCGCGATCGAGGCTCCGCTGAAGCAGATCGCCATCAACGCCGGCCTCGAGGGCGGCGTCATCGCGGAGAAGGTGCGCAACCTGCCCTCCGGCGAGGGCCTGAACGCCGCCAACGGCGAGTACGGCGACATGCTGAAGTTCGGCATCGCCGACCCGGTGAAGGTGACCCGTTCTGCCCTGCAGAACGCCGCCTCCATCGCGGCGCTTTTCCTGACCACCGAGGCCGTCATCGCCGACAAGCCGGAGAAGACCCCGGCCATGCCGGCCGGCGACGGTGGCATGGGCGGCATGGACTTCTGA
- a CDS encoding MBL fold metallo-hydrolase gives MAEVTFRQIAPGVHVRRHEELNLNCGLVVGEQRALLVDTRSYHEHGMELLAAVREITDLEIVVVNTHAHYDHCFGNSAFRDSQIYAHVGAAEELRRSGEDQREQVVAHLRRTQRAHMANAMASTEIVLPFYLVDGDTTIDLGGRTAGLLYAGRGHTDHDLAVAVPDVGVVFAGDLVEEGADPAMEDAFPLEWAQTLAALADKGPAAQADLWVPGHGDVVDRAFVDEQADVLAELAARCAEVVSDGGVGVEAFVSACRGIGLDTHTLREAAVRVLELRH, from the coding sequence ATGGCGGAGGTGACCTTCAGGCAGATCGCGCCCGGTGTGCACGTCCGCCGGCACGAGGAGCTCAACCTCAACTGCGGGCTGGTCGTGGGGGAGCAGCGGGCATTGCTCGTGGACACCCGCAGCTACCACGAGCACGGTATGGAGCTGCTCGCCGCGGTCCGCGAGATCACCGACCTGGAGATCGTCGTGGTCAACACCCACGCTCATTACGACCACTGCTTCGGCAACTCGGCCTTCCGCGACTCCCAGATCTACGCCCACGTCGGCGCCGCCGAGGAGCTGCGCCGCTCGGGGGAGGACCAGCGCGAGCAGGTCGTGGCCCACCTGCGCCGCACCCAGCGTGCCCACATGGCCAACGCCATGGCCTCCACCGAGATCGTGCTGCCGTTCTACCTGGTCGACGGGGACACCACGATCGACCTCGGTGGGCGGACCGCCGGGCTGCTCTACGCCGGCCGCGGGCACACCGACCACGACCTCGCGGTGGCGGTGCCGGACGTCGGGGTCGTCTTCGCCGGTGACCTGGTGGAGGAGGGCGCCGACCCAGCGATGGAGGACGCCTTCCCGCTGGAGTGGGCGCAGACCCTGGCCGCCCTGGCGGACAAGGGCCCGGCGGCGCAGGCCGACCTCTGGGTCCCTGGACACGGTGACGTGGTCGACCGCGCCTTCGTCGACGAGCAGGCGGACGTCCTAGCCGAGCTGGCCGCCCGGTGCGCCGAGGTGGTCTCGGACGGCGGGGTCGGGGTCGAGGCCTTCGTCAGCGCCTGCCGGGGCATCGGCCTGGACACCCACACCCTGCGGGAGGCCGCGGTGCGGGTCCTGGAGCTGCGACACTAG
- a CDS encoding formate--tetrahydrofolate ligase — MQTDVEIAQAATLKPIGEIAAGLGLQESDYEPYGHDKAKISLDVLARRKDQPDGKLILCTGINPTAAGEGKTTTNVGLSMALNRIGKKAMTTLREPSLGPCFGMKGGAAGGGFAQVVPMDDINLHFTGDFHAITSAHNLLSALLDNSIHQGNPLGINPKRIVWKRVLDMNDRALRNIVVGMGKIGDGVVRESGFEITVASEIMAALCLATGLEDLKERFGQMVVAYTYDKEPVTAAQLQAPGAMALLMKDAVKPNLVQTLENTPAIIHGGPFANIAHGNNSVIATQTALKLADYVVTEAGFGADLGAEKFFNIVCPAGELQPDAVVVVATVRALKLNGGKDKKQLAEEDLDALGAGLVNLEQHLENLQKFGVPAVVALNRFPSDTEAELELIRERCAQLGADVALSEVFAQGGEGGEDLARKVVELCEQDSSYTPLYEPGDSIRAKIEKIATEIYRADGVDYAGPALGQLSQIEQEGYGTLPVCMAKTQYSFSDDPALLGAPRGFRITVRELVVNAGAGFVVALTGDIMRMPGLPKVPAANGMDIFDDGTIVGLS; from the coding sequence ATGCAGACCGATGTCGAGATCGCGCAGGCAGCAACTTTGAAGCCGATCGGTGAGATCGCGGCGGGGCTGGGGCTGCAGGAGAGCGACTACGAGCCCTACGGCCACGACAAGGCCAAGATCAGCCTGGACGTGCTTGCCCGACGCAAGGACCAGCCGGACGGCAAGCTCATCCTGTGCACGGGGATCAACCCCACGGCCGCTGGGGAGGGCAAGACCACGACCAACGTGGGATTGTCGATGGCGCTGAACCGCATCGGCAAGAAGGCGATGACCACCCTGCGCGAGCCCTCACTGGGGCCGTGCTTTGGGATGAAGGGCGGCGCGGCCGGCGGCGGCTTTGCCCAGGTGGTGCCGATGGACGACATCAACTTGCACTTCACCGGTGACTTCCACGCCATCACTTCGGCGCACAACCTGCTCTCGGCACTGCTGGACAACTCGATCCACCAGGGCAACCCGCTCGGTATCAACCCCAAGCGAATCGTCTGGAAGCGCGTGCTCGACATGAACGACCGCGCCCTGCGCAACATCGTGGTCGGCATGGGCAAGATCGGCGACGGGGTGGTGCGGGAGTCCGGCTTCGAGATCACCGTGGCCAGCGAGATCATGGCCGCGCTGTGCCTGGCCACCGGGCTGGAGGACCTCAAGGAACGGTTCGGCCAGATGGTGGTGGCCTACACGTACGACAAGGAGCCGGTGACCGCTGCCCAGCTCCAGGCCCCGGGCGCCATGGCGCTGCTGATGAAGGACGCCGTCAAGCCGAACCTGGTGCAGACCCTGGAGAACACCCCGGCGATCATTCACGGGGGCCCGTTCGCCAACATCGCGCACGGCAACAACTCCGTGATCGCCACCCAGACCGCCCTGAAGCTGGCCGACTACGTGGTCACCGAGGCCGGTTTCGGTGCTGACCTCGGCGCCGAGAAGTTCTTCAACATCGTCTGCCCGGCCGGGGAGCTGCAGCCGGACGCGGTCGTGGTCGTCGCGACCGTGCGTGCGTTGAAGCTCAACGGTGGCAAGGACAAGAAGCAGCTGGCCGAGGAGGACCTCGACGCGCTGGGCGCCGGGCTGGTCAACCTCGAGCAGCACCTGGAGAACCTGCAGAAGTTCGGCGTCCCCGCGGTCGTGGCCCTCAACCGCTTCCCCTCCGACACCGAGGCCGAGCTGGAGCTGATCCGCGAGCGCTGCGCGCAACTGGGCGCCGACGTCGCGCTCTCGGAGGTCTTCGCCCAGGGCGGCGAGGGGGGTGAGGACCTGGCCCGCAAAGTCGTCGAGCTGTGCGAGCAGGACAGCTCCTACACACCGCTCTACGAGCCCGGGGACAGCATCCGGGCCAAGATCGAGAAGATCGCCACCGAGATCTACCGCGCCGACGGTGTCGACTACGCCGGGCCGGCCCTGGGTCAGCTCTCGCAGATCGAGCAGGAGGGCTACGGCACCCTGCCCGTGTGCATGGCCAAGACCCAGTACTCCTTCTCCGACGACCCCGCCCTGCTCGGCGCACCGCGGGGCTTTCGGATCACCGTCCGCGAGCTCGTCGTCAACGCCGGGGCCGGTTTCGTCGTGGCCCTGACCGGCGACATCATGCGGATGCCCGGGCTGCCCAAGGTGCCCGCGGCCAACGGGATGGACATCTTCGACGACGGCACGATCGTCGGGCTGTCCTGA